The following are from one region of the Bacillota bacterium genome:
- a CDS encoding AzlD domain-containing protein: MDKTTFLVVLAGMFAATYVPRALPLVALSRVKMPQWVVEWLEFVPSAVLAALLAPGLLMPHRHIDLSLHNDYLIAAIPTMLVAIRTRSLALSVAVGVGIMVLLQRLY; the protein is encoded by the coding sequence ATGGACAAAACGACATTCCTAGTGGTACTTGCGGGGATGTTTGCAGCCACATATGTTCCCCGCGCTTTACCGCTGGTGGCCCTAAGCAGGGTGAAGATGCCTCAATGGGTTGTGGAGTGGCTGGAGTTTGTCCCCAGTGCTGTGCTTGCCGCGTTGCTAGCGCCAGGCCTCCTCATGCCCCACCGGCACATTGATCTAAGTCTACATAATGATTACCTCATAGCCGCTATCCCCACTATGCTGGTTGCCATAAGGACCAGGAGCCTCGCGCTGTCTGTTGCAGTTGGGGTGGGAATCATGGTCCTCTTGCAAAGGCTCTATTAA
- a CDS encoding AzlC family ABC transporter permease, whose translation MKLDTKPSTLSSTSTSAVLTTLTKAVAGGFLSGVKIAIPIMLGYVPIGFAYGVLARQAGLSVIQATAMSLAVYAGSSQFIAVAMLTSGAGATAIVSTTFLVNLRHLLFSASMVPYFRRFSIPALAILSFGITDETYAAGIGQYSREKPRFSTVLGLHLASYLSWVVASLVGASVSSLVGSASDLGLDFALPAMFIALLISQLKNKTTILVAVLSGFISLGVSMLGWNTLNVIVATVISATLGVFWNLWTKRHS comes from the coding sequence ATGAAGCTTGATACGAAGCCGTCAACGCTATCATCCACATCTACATCTGCAGTTCTAACTACCCTAACCAAGGCCGTCGCTGGTGGGTTCCTTTCAGGGGTCAAGATTGCCATCCCCATTATGCTGGGTTATGTTCCGATAGGATTCGCATATGGCGTACTGGCCCGTCAGGCAGGGTTATCTGTGATTCAGGCAACAGCCATGTCTCTCGCAGTATATGCGGGATCATCGCAGTTCATTGCCGTCGCAATGCTCACCTCTGGCGCCGGCGCGACCGCGATCGTCTCAACGACTTTTCTGGTGAATCTGCGGCACCTGCTTTTCAGCGCCTCCATGGTGCCCTATTTTCGTCGTTTTTCCATACCCGCCCTGGCGATTCTCTCATTTGGAATCACCGATGAGACTTATGCAGCGGGAATCGGCCAGTATTCACGCGAGAAGCCCCGGTTTTCTACGGTCCTGGGCTTGCACCTAGCATCTTACCTCTCGTGGGTGGTTGCCTCGCTAGTCGGGGCATCCGTTTCTTCCCTGGTCGGGAGTGCATCAGACCTGGGTCTTGATTTTGCACTCCCGGCGATGTTTATTGCTCTTCTCATTTCACAGCTAAAGAATAAGACTACTATCCTCGTAGCGGTGCTATCGGGGTTTATCTCGTTAGGCGTATCAATGCTTGGGTGGAACACCTTAAACGTAATCGTAGCCACAGTGATTAGCGCCACCCTGGGGGTGTTTTGGAACCTATGGACAAAACGACATTCCTAG
- the arsC gene encoding arsenate reductase (thioredoxin), with the protein MNLRKEENCGKKKRVMFLCTGNSCRSQMAEGFARVLFGDNWEVYSTGIEPAGLNRRAIEVMREVGIDISMQTSDPIEPELLKKMDLVVTLCGGAEERCPMTPPAVRRIHWPLPDPAKAKGREEEIMAQFRRVRDDIRRRVEELLGLSDSCCSGEGHMV; encoded by the coding sequence ATGAACCTGCGAAAAGAAGAAAACTGTGGGAAGAAGAAAAGGGTAATGTTTCTTTGTACCGGCAACTCATGTCGAAGCCAGATGGCTGAGGGGTTTGCCAGGGTATTGTTCGGGGATAACTGGGAGGTTTATAGCACAGGGATCGAGCCTGCCGGCCTCAATCGCAGGGCTATTGAGGTTATGCGTGAGGTAGGGATTGACATCTCGATGCAGACCTCGGACCCCATCGAACCTGAGCTTCTCAAAAAGATGGACCTGGTTGTGACCCTTTGTGGTGGCGCAGAGGAGAGGTGCCCTATGACACCTCCCGCGGTGAGACGCATCCACTGGCCCCTACCGGACCCCGCCAAGGCAAAGGGCCGGGAGGAGGAAATCATGGCCCAATTTCGCCGGGTAAGGGATGATATAAGAAGGCGAGTCGAGGAATTGCTGGGTCTCAGTGATTCCTGTTGTTCGGGGGAGGGGCATATGGTATAA
- a CDS encoding ATP-binding cassette domain-containing protein: MIPVVRGRGIWYNKSTAGGTAGSIRIGLRYRINDRDFEAELLISDSFRFLVGGTMQPLLEIRGLAAEGPANGQGLSDIDFDLHPNEIHAIIGESGSGKSTFARVLSGLHPYSAGSLCIKGRKIEIRSLKDARRYGISTVYEEPPLHPFLSVEENIYLGLLPITLPTRIISAKKLRTDCRKLLDNLEIDINPAKLVKELKLGDRQLIAIAKALASDPSILVMDEPCNGLDETQKAKLFQLIRGCANKGLGVIYLSQRLEEVLQVANRVSVLKNGMLRGTLSAAEAQRHPERIFRVMLDKNRSVVLDDDYMQQMLPEKMGGVVDTFFRTTELLASEYELQDVLNFISKRAMSIMNSDSCVIQIIDEETGSIVNRRKYDEGKSIEVQLKESLIKTVIENGTPFYITNLGGKDDAARYFIEEPESSIGAFLCVPIKIRSRIAGVIEVFYTSLHQFTPREIEVISTFANQAALAIENTRLLGRSALLQEAHHRIKNNLQSIISLLSLQLDFMECKSIESAINDTISRIKAIALVHDLLSKDEKGIGVINVKKILETVISSLKHPFLESGKVNLIVSGEGSMLSYRKAASLSLVVNELVSNCLKHAFPDGRGGEIIVSTFVMNNKFIIEIRDNGVGLPDGFDCAIHGNLGLSIVQTLVNKDLEGEVVLTRVSPNFGTLARICLPKD; the protein is encoded by the coding sequence GTGATTCCTGTTGTTCGGGGGAGGGGCATATGGTATAATAAAAGTACTGCTGGTGGAACAGCAGGCTCAATCCGGATTGGCCTAAGGTATCGCATCAACGACAGGGATTTCGAAGCAGAGCTTCTGATATCTGATAGCTTTAGGTTTCTGGTGGGGGGAACAATGCAACCTTTACTCGAGATCAGGGGCTTGGCAGCAGAAGGTCCGGCAAATGGTCAGGGGCTAAGTGATATAGACTTCGACCTTCACCCGAATGAAATCCATGCGATTATAGGCGAAAGTGGTAGTGGAAAGTCCACTTTTGCAAGAGTATTATCAGGTTTACATCCATATTCGGCAGGAAGCCTATGCATAAAGGGTAGAAAGATTGAAATCAGGTCACTGAAAGATGCAAGGAGGTACGGGATAAGCACTGTATACGAGGAACCCCCACTTCACCCGTTTCTCTCGGTAGAAGAGAATATATATTTGGGTTTGTTGCCGATTACTTTGCCCACCAGAATTATTTCAGCGAAAAAGCTTAGAACCGACTGTCGAAAACTTCTTGATAATTTAGAGATAGACATTAATCCTGCTAAGCTAGTCAAAGAGCTCAAATTGGGAGACAGACAACTCATCGCGATTGCGAAAGCATTAGCCTCCGACCCATCTATCTTAGTCATGGATGAACCATGTAATGGATTGGATGAAACTCAAAAGGCTAAGCTTTTTCAATTGATACGAGGATGCGCTAACAAAGGATTAGGTGTTATCTATTTATCGCAGAGATTGGAAGAAGTGCTTCAGGTAGCTAATAGGGTTAGTGTTTTAAAGAATGGAATGCTGCGCGGGACATTGTCAGCAGCCGAGGCCCAGAGACATCCCGAGAGAATATTCCGAGTCATGCTCGACAAAAATCGGAGTGTTGTTCTCGATGATGATTATATGCAGCAAATGTTGCCCGAAAAGATGGGAGGGGTGGTCGACACTTTCTTTCGTACCACAGAGCTTCTTGCGTCGGAATATGAACTTCAGGATGTTCTAAATTTTATCTCAAAAAGAGCGATGTCCATAATGAATTCAGATTCATGCGTGATTCAGATTATAGATGAGGAAACGGGGAGTATAGTCAATAGGCGTAAATATGATGAAGGTAAATCTATTGAGGTTCAACTCAAGGAAAGTTTGATAAAGACCGTGATTGAAAACGGAACTCCTTTTTACATTACCAACCTGGGTGGTAAAGATGATGCGGCTAGATATTTCATCGAAGAACCCGAAAGTTCCATCGGTGCCTTTTTATGTGTGCCCATAAAGATAAGATCCAGAATCGCTGGTGTCATAGAGGTTTTCTATACTTCTCTACACCAATTTACTCCCAGGGAAATTGAGGTCATATCGACCTTCGCTAACCAGGCAGCTCTTGCCATTGAAAATACTCGTTTACTGGGACGATCAGCCCTTTTACAGGAAGCACACCATAGAATAAAGAACAATCTTCAGTCGATAATTAGCCTACTCTCCCTCCAGCTCGATTTTATGGAATGTAAGTCTATTGAATCTGCAATCAACGATACTATATCTCGTATAAAGGCAATCGCCTTGGTACATGATTTGCTTTCCAAAGATGAAAAAGGGATAGGCGTCATCAATGTAAAGAAAATCCTGGAGACGGTGATTTCGTCCCTTAAACATCCATTTTTGGAAAGCGGTAAAGTTAATTTGATCGTATCCGGGGAGGGTTCAATGCTTTCATATAGAAAAGCGGCCTCCCTTTCGTTGGTGGTCAATGAACTTGTATCTAATTGCTTGAAGCATGCTTTCCCGGACGGAAGGGGGGGTGAGATCATCGTGAGTACGTTTGTTATGAATAATAAGTTCATAATTGAAATCCGGGATAATGGTGTAGGTCTCCCGGATGGTTTTGACTGTGCGATACATGGCAACTTGGGGCTCTCCATTGTACAAACACTGGTAAACAAGGACCTTGAAGGGGAGGTTGTTCTTACAAGGGTTTCGCCAAATTTTGGTACTTTGGCTAGAATATGTTTGCCCAAAGATTAA
- a CDS encoding response regulator, with product MFRRLKVLVAEDESLVAMGLKSALKRLGHEVIGQAFDGLEAVEMSKRLQPELVLMDINMPKLDGIEAAKLINEHNPIPVIIISGYSQADLISRATEAGVYGYLVKPVDKTDLAPAIDVAFGRFEETLRFKRSLEERKLIERAKGVLMDKRGLRENEAMKYLERQSQNTNEKLAIVAKKILEGNDY from the coding sequence ATGTTCAGACGGTTAAAGGTTTTAGTTGCAGAGGACGAGTCGTTGGTCGCCATGGGGTTGAAGTCTGCTCTTAAACGCCTCGGTCATGAAGTGATAGGGCAAGCATTTGACGGTTTGGAGGCTGTTGAGATGTCTAAGCGGCTTCAACCAGAGCTTGTGCTGATGGATATTAATATGCCTAAATTAGACGGCATAGAAGCAGCGAAATTAATCAACGAGCATAATCCTATTCCCGTAATTATTATTAGTGGATATTCTCAGGCCGATTTGATAAGCAGAGCAACGGAGGCAGGGGTTTATGGGTATTTGGTAAAGCCAGTCGACAAAACGGACCTAGCTCCCGCTATAGATGTAGCTTTCGGTAGGTTCGAAGAAACGCTTAGATTTAAGCGAAGTTTAGAAGAACGGAAGCTCATTGAAAGAGCTAAGGGTGTGCTCATGGACAAAAGAGGCTTGAGGGAAAATGAAGCTATGAAGTACCTTGAAAGACAGAGCCAAAATACAAATGAGAAATTGGCGATTGTTGCAAAGAAGATATTGGAGGGGAATGATTACTAG
- a CDS encoding sugar ABC transporter ATP-binding protein, giving the protein MNDDILLKAVNIFKSFPGVKALDGVSLTLRKGTIHALCGENGAGKSTLMNILIGLYRKDSGHLFYKGKEVDFSHPKQALDLGISIIEQELAPIYDMTVAENIFLGREPITSGKLIDYPLLNKMAAELLADLDVRIDPTRKMRFLSLAEIQLVEIAKAISRDSDVIIMDEPTSAIGEKEVDNLFKVIRRMKDKGKGIIYVSHKLKEIFAISDEVTILRDGKYIATKSIENITPEELITLMLGRKIQDQFIKDSSPQGTTLLSVNGFSKHGQFHDISFNLKKGEVLGVFGRKGSGRTEFLRTLVGLEKPDKGEVAIEDRKVKISSPRDALKLGIAFVPEDRKEEGLVLTRSVKENLSLSALERFITGMFINDKKEKMRVMDIIEKFDIKTPGLEQIVKYLSGGNQQKVAIARCILTGPKILLLDEPTRGIDVGAKREIYKFIVEYVKEGNAVVMVSSEIPEILGVSDRIVIFRQGTIVGELSKKDATQEDLLRLAL; this is encoded by the coding sequence ATGAATGATGATATTTTACTTAAAGCTGTTAATATTTTCAAATCCTTTCCTGGTGTAAAGGCTTTAGATGGTGTATCCTTAACATTACGCAAAGGTACTATTCATGCCCTTTGTGGAGAAAATGGTGCCGGAAAATCAACTTTAATGAATATTTTAATTGGGCTGTATCGAAAAGATTCGGGACATTTGTTTTATAAGGGGAAGGAGGTTGACTTTTCTCATCCAAAACAAGCTCTAGATCTAGGTATTTCTATTATTGAGCAAGAACTAGCACCAATCTATGATATGACAGTGGCAGAAAATATTTTTTTAGGACGAGAGCCCATTACTTCAGGTAAGCTTATTGATTACCCTCTTTTAAACAAAATGGCTGCAGAGCTTTTAGCTGACTTGGATGTACGTATTGACCCAACAAGAAAAATGAGATTCCTAAGTCTAGCTGAAATACAATTAGTGGAAATTGCTAAGGCGATTTCCCGAGATTCTGATGTAATTATTATGGATGAACCAACATCGGCTATTGGGGAAAAGGAAGTTGATAATTTATTCAAAGTAATTAGACGGATGAAGGATAAAGGTAAAGGAATAATCTACGTATCCCATAAATTAAAAGAGATTTTCGCAATTTCAGATGAGGTAACTATACTCCGGGATGGTAAATACATTGCTACAAAATCAATTGAAAACATCACGCCAGAAGAATTAATTACTCTCATGCTTGGGCGCAAGATTCAAGATCAGTTTATAAAAGATAGCTCTCCTCAGGGGACAACACTCCTGTCCGTTAATGGATTCTCCAAACATGGTCAATTTCATGATATTAGCTTTAACCTAAAGAAGGGTGAAGTACTCGGAGTGTTTGGTCGAAAAGGTTCAGGAAGAACTGAATTTCTTCGTACTCTTGTTGGTCTCGAAAAACCCGACAAGGGAGAAGTAGCTATCGAGGACAGAAAGGTTAAAATATCATCACCTCGAGACGCACTAAAGCTTGGAATAGCATTTGTACCGGAAGACAGGAAAGAAGAGGGTCTAGTTTTGACACGCTCCGTAAAAGAAAACTTGTCACTTTCTGCATTGGAACGATTTATAACAGGTATGTTTATTAATGATAAAAAAGAAAAAATGCGTGTAATGGACATTATTGAAAAATTTGACATAAAGACTCCGGGCTTAGAACAGATAGTGAAATACTTAAGTGGAGGAAACCAGCAGAAAGTGGCAATAGCTAGATGTATTTTAACGGGCCCCAAAATTCTGTTACTTGATGAACCGACAAGGGGCATTGATGTAGGGGCAAAGAGGGAAATCTATAAGTTTATTGTGGAGTATGTAAAAGAGGGGAATGCAGTAGTTATGGTGTCTTCTGAAATCCCAGAGATACTTGGTGTAAGTGACCGGATTGTAATTTTTAGACAGGGGACAATAGTTGGTGAGCTGAGCAAAAAAGATGCAACCCAAGAGGATTTATTACGTTTAGCCTTATAA
- a CDS encoding ABC transporter permease — MNISTYHKGELKKGRTILASVVNKDIGDSFRIFMANYGIIIVFIVLCLMLSAISPYFFTEKNIMNVLRQTSINGLLSIGMTFVILTGGIDLSVGSILAFAGIVGASFSSSAFTALGNHIYPAQFSFFISLLVGITLGLVNGACIAKWKIPPFVMTLGMLSMARGLTYIYTDGMPIPNIHKDFLVIGQGQIFSIPVPVIIFILVTCIAWVVLYKTRFGRYVYAVGGNEKSAKLSGINTRQVILLVYAISGLLSALGGLILTARTTAGLPQAGVSYELDAIAAVVIGGTSLSGGQGTLVGTFFGALIMGVINNGLDLLGVSSYFQQLIKGAIIVVAVLLDSLQKARMKE, encoded by the coding sequence ATGAACATCTCTACTTATCATAAAGGCGAACTAAAGAAAGGTCGTACGATATTAGCGTCAGTTGTTAATAAGGATATAGGCGATAGTTTTAGAATATTTATGGCAAATTATGGAATAATTATAGTATTTATAGTATTGTGCCTTATGCTTTCTGCGATAAGCCCCTATTTTTTTACAGAAAAAAACATAATGAACGTCCTTAGGCAAACATCAATAAATGGCCTACTATCTATTGGAATGACCTTTGTCATTTTAACTGGGGGAATAGATCTTTCTGTTGGATCGATATTGGCGTTTGCTGGTATCGTTGGAGCTTCATTTTCAAGTTCTGCCTTTACTGCTTTAGGTAATCATATTTATCCAGCACAATTTTCATTTTTTATTAGCTTGCTTGTAGGCATTACCTTAGGTTTAGTCAACGGGGCCTGTATTGCGAAATGGAAAATTCCTCCCTTTGTCATGACGCTTGGTATGCTTAGTATGGCACGCGGCTTAACATATATTTACACTGACGGTATGCCTATCCCCAATATCCATAAAGACTTCCTTGTTATAGGGCAGGGTCAGATATTTTCTATTCCAGTGCCAGTTATTATCTTTATTCTTGTAACGTGTATTGCATGGGTAGTACTTTATAAAACGCGGTTTGGTCGCTATGTTTATGCTGTGGGGGGTAATGAGAAAAGTGCTAAACTTTCAGGTATTAATACGAGACAAGTCATTTTATTGGTCTATGCAATTAGTGGACTTTTATCTGCTTTAGGAGGTCTCATCCTTACGGCAAGGACAACGGCTGGGTTACCGCAAGCCGGGGTTTCTTATGAGTTGGATGCTATTGCAGCAGTAGTAATTGGTGGTACAAGCTTAAGTGGGGGGCAAGGTACTTTAGTTGGAACGTTTTTCGGAGCGTTAATTATGGGTGTTATTAATAATGGGCTGGACCTACTTGGTGTGTCATCATATTTTCAGCAGTTAATTAAAGGAGCTATAATTGTTGTCGCTGTATTACTGGATTCTTTACAAAAAGCAAGAATGAAGGAATAA
- a CDS encoding substrate-binding domain-containing protein codes for MKMPGKLAVVFLLTLTLVISVLGIGIPAQGEAKKVYKIGAAVYGLKAEYMRLWTLALEKHPAVKSGLVKITVFDGKYDASVQQSQFETMVTQGFDAIIFVPIDIQAGAAAVAVAAKAHIPVIGSNTRVNSDLLTSYIGSDDVQAGAIEAEAVCKAIGYKGNVVIIEGPIGQSAQIERRKGNLQVIQKYPDVKVLEMKTANWSRAEALSLMENWLSAYPGKINGVIGQNDEMALGAIQALKAAGIDPKTVPTAGIDGVTDALIAIKNGEMASCTLQDATGQAQGALDLALRALIGESYKPQAECWKYMDWGKSMKKVYNVPWVPVTKDNVDKLLAQRRADTKK; via the coding sequence ATGAAGATGCCTGGAAAGCTTGCAGTAGTGTTTCTTCTTACGCTTACACTCGTGATTAGCGTATTAGGAATTGGTATTCCAGCTCAGGGAGAGGCTAAGAAAGTATATAAGATCGGTGCTGCTGTATATGGTTTAAAAGCTGAGTACATGCGCCTGTGGACACTTGCCCTTGAAAAACATCCAGCAGTAAAGAGTGGGCTTGTAAAGATAACCGTTTTTGACGGAAAGTACGATGCTTCTGTACAGCAGAGCCAGTTTGAGACGATGGTAACTCAAGGATTTGATGCAATCATTTTTGTACCGATAGATATTCAAGCCGGTGCAGCGGCTGTTGCAGTTGCTGCTAAAGCTCACATACCTGTCATTGGTTCAAATACAAGAGTAAACAGCGATCTTTTGACTTCCTATATTGGTTCCGATGATGTCCAAGCCGGCGCAATAGAGGCCGAAGCGGTATGTAAAGCAATAGGCTATAAAGGTAATGTTGTAATTATTGAAGGTCCAATTGGACAATCCGCACAGATCGAGCGAAGGAAAGGCAATCTGCAAGTAATTCAGAAATATCCGGATGTGAAAGTTCTTGAAATGAAGACAGCAAACTGGTCCAGAGCAGAGGCTTTGAGTCTTATGGAAAACTGGCTTAGTGCTTATCCAGGGAAAATAAATGGCGTCATAGGACAAAACGATGAGATGGCTCTAGGGGCAATACAGGCACTTAAAGCTGCGGGCATTGATCCAAAGACAGTACCCACTGCAGGTATCGATGGTGTTACTGATGCATTAATTGCTATAAAGAACGGCGAAATGGCGAGCTGCACTTTACAGGATGCAACAGGACAGGCTCAAGGTGCACTAGATCTTGCTCTCAGAGCATTAATTGGAGAGAGTTATAAACCTCAGGCTGAATGCTGGAAGTATATGGATTGGGGCAAGTCAATGAAAAAAGTCTATAATGTGCCATGGGTTCCTGTTACTAAGGATAATGTGGACAAACTGCTAGCGCAAAGACGGGCTGATACCAAGAAGTAA